From Methanosarcina lacustris Z-7289, one genomic window encodes:
- the nikB gene encoding nickel ABC transporter permease → MLKEYFIHRALYLIPVLIFISFMSFSLIYIAPGDPAEIMMTSPSGGSDEAAVEAFRIAHGLDQPFYIQYLNWLKGAVVGDFGYSYMSEQPVFEAVLNAFKNTLTLSVLALVIALIIAIPFGVISALKHNTIVDDTCRFCALFGVSIPNFWQAYMMIILFSVILHWLPPSGFGHGTDISYMILPATVLGTGSAAVMMRMIRSSMLDVMEKEYIQTARGKGLSEKIVIIRHALKNALVPVITVVGLSIGFLLNGSVVVETIFGWSGIGNLVVDSILSHDYMMVQGSMLFVAVIFLLINLFVDLVYVWANPEIRYDRNF, encoded by the coding sequence ATGCTAAAAGAGTATTTCATCCACCGGGCTCTGTATCTCATCCCGGTTCTCATATTTATCTCATTTATGAGTTTCTCACTCATCTATATCGCCCCGGGCGATCCGGCAGAGATTATGATGACGAGTCCCTCGGGTGGATCTGATGAGGCAGCTGTTGAAGCGTTCCGTATAGCCCACGGGCTCGACCAGCCGTTTTACATCCAGTATCTGAACTGGCTCAAAGGCGCGGTTGTAGGAGACTTTGGCTACTCATATATGAGCGAACAGCCGGTGTTTGAAGCTGTTCTGAACGCATTTAAAAATACGCTGACACTTTCCGTTCTTGCCCTTGTAATTGCTCTTATTATTGCCATTCCGTTTGGCGTAATTTCAGCTCTGAAACATAACACGATTGTTGACGATACCTGCCGATTTTGTGCTCTCTTCGGGGTATCCATTCCGAATTTTTGGCAGGCCTATATGATGATAATTCTTTTTTCGGTAATCCTCCACTGGCTACCTCCATCCGGATTCGGCCACGGGACAGACATCAGCTATATGATTCTGCCTGCAACTGTCCTTGGAACAGGTTCAGCCGCTGTAATGATGCGGATGATCCGTTCAAGCATGCTGGATGTCATGGAGAAGGAGTACATCCAAACCGCACGTGGGAAAGGACTTTCGGAAAAGATAGTCATCATCAGACATGCTTTGAAAAACGCGCTTGTCCCGGTTATCACGGTGGTCGGGCTGTCGATTGGTTTTCTCTTAAACGGCTCGGTTGTTGTTGAAACAATTTTCGGATGGTCGGGTATTGGAAATCTTGTGGTTGACTCGATTCTTTCCCACGATTATATGATGGTACAGGGCTCTATGCTCTTTGTTGCCGTCAT
- a CDS encoding class I SAM-dependent methyltransferase: MKDKITAHWNKISPNYRKMYRDHLDEEILLMKNLFSEKLPAGKKLNVLDIGTGPGIQAFVFAEMGHNVTALDISEEMLARAKEGAKNRNLSIKFVEGDGENLPFEDRMFDIIVNMHLLWTLTDHDKFFSECLRILVPGGRILAIDGQWFQSGYVPDKNYNPEERNHDELIEYLPLYDSNSPEMITAIMENNEFSEVSWESLPEYAEYMKRCDPEGYDYLSVPYLATGIKC; this comes from the coding sequence ATGAAAGACAAAATTACAGCACACTGGAATAAGATTAGTCCAAACTACCGGAAAATGTATCGTGACCACCTTGATGAAGAGATTCTCCTTATGAAGAACCTCTTTTCAGAGAAGCTGCCAGCAGGTAAAAAACTCAATGTCCTTGATATTGGGACGGGACCTGGCATCCAGGCCTTTGTTTTTGCCGAGATGGGGCACAATGTCACTGCCCTTGATATCTCGGAAGAGATGCTTGCACGTGCAAAAGAAGGGGCAAAGAACCGCAATTTGTCAATTAAGTTTGTTGAAGGGGACGGAGAAAACCTGCCTTTTGAAGACCGTATGTTCGATATTATCGTAAACATGCACCTCCTCTGGACGCTCACGGACCATGACAAATTCTTCAGTGAATGCCTGAGAATTCTGGTTCCCGGGGGCAGGATTCTTGCAATCGACGGGCAATGGTTCCAGTCAGGATACGTTCCAGACAAAAATTACAACCCTGAAGAAAGAAATCACGACGAGTTGATTGAGTATCTTCCGCTTTATGACAGCAACTCGCCTGAAATGATTACAGCCATCATGGAAAATAACGAGTTTTCTGAGGTCTCCTGGGAATCTCTTCCCGAGTATGCAGAGTATATGAAAAGATGCGATCCTGAAGGTTATGACTATTTATCTGTCCCGTACCTTGCCACTGGAATAAAATGTTGA
- a CDS encoding ABC transporter substrate-binding protein yields MKFNIQKTKLSFSAIALILIVALLCAGCVETEGTEENVLRVVFNEGPDTGGSLDPANGWTGWYVHQAGIYETLFYYDADMNLMPKLASGYKQLNDTEWEIQLRENISFHDGTKMDADAVLFSLNRVLDPSNSRSSEYSFIKDVRKTGDYTIVIETNGTCTPLISSLVDPIMSIVSPDAENLDTEPVGTGPFKFVSFEPSTSLELEKNPDYWGGEVKVDRVLIQYNKDSTARTMMIKSGDVDIARDPLQSEYSSLRNNPDINVTSKETLRTYFLYVNGGKAPFNDTRVRQALSYAINRQEIVDTALEGVSGIPATGIFTNTMPWNANDQIKSYEYNPEKALELFEAAGITKGEDGKLYYNGKPFTVEIQTYTKRAALQPSAEVIASELEDIGITSKVTILESAALKENALAGTYDLSLSAWNTAPIGDPDYFLSTHCLSTGSYASGWLRYSNPQVDEWILEARNEPDKEKRAELYDKIQGQIQEDAPVLPVFYANEIYALSSNVEGFVMYPNEYTIITKDIGFA; encoded by the coding sequence ATGAAATTCAACATACAAAAAACAAAACTCTCTTTCTCTGCCATTGCCTTAATTCTGATTGTTGCACTGCTCTGTGCAGGATGTGTTGAGACTGAGGGGACTGAAGAAAACGTCCTCCGCGTAGTTTTTAACGAAGGCCCCGATACAGGCGGCAGTCTTGACCCTGCCAACGGCTGGACAGGGTGGTATGTCCATCAGGCAGGCATCTATGAAACCCTGTTCTACTATGACGCAGACATGAATCTCATGCCCAAACTCGCATCCGGCTACAAACAGTTAAACGATACAGAATGGGAAATCCAGCTTCGTGAGAATATAAGCTTCCACGACGGAACAAAAATGGATGCTGATGCGGTTCTCTTCTCACTGAACAGAGTACTTGACCCCTCAAACAGCAGATCATCAGAGTACTCCTTCATCAAAGATGTACGAAAAACCGGGGATTACACCATTGTTATTGAAACCAATGGCACTTGCACTCCACTAATTTCATCCCTTGTAGACCCTATCATGTCCATTGTAAGTCCAGACGCGGAAAACCTTGACACAGAACCTGTTGGAACAGGTCCCTTCAAGTTTGTGTCCTTCGAACCGAGTACAAGTCTTGAACTTGAAAAGAATCCTGATTACTGGGGTGGGGAGGTCAAAGTTGACCGCGTACTCATACAGTACAATAAAGACAGCACGGCCAGAACCATGATGATAAAATCAGGAGATGTCGACATTGCCAGAGACCCACTCCAGAGCGAGTATTCATCACTTCGGAATAATCCCGATATAAACGTCACCTCCAAGGAAACCCTACGCACGTACTTCCTTTATGTAAATGGCGGCAAAGCCCCATTCAATGACACCAGAGTCCGCCAGGCCCTATCTTATGCGATCAACCGTCAGGAAATCGTGGATACAGCACTGGAAGGAGTCTCCGGTATCCCTGCAACGGGAATATTCACAAATACCATGCCATGGAACGCAAACGACCAGATTAAATCCTACGAATATAACCCTGAAAAAGCTCTGGAACTCTTCGAAGCAGCAGGAATCACAAAAGGTGAGGACGGCAAACTCTACTACAACGGGAAACCCTTCACCGTTGAAATCCAGACCTACACAAAACGTGCAGCTCTTCAGCCGAGTGCGGAAGTAATCGCCTCAGAGCTGGAAGACATTGGCATCACCTCAAAGGTCACAATTCTGGAAAGTGCCGCACTTAAAGAAAACGCTCTTGCAGGAACATATGATTTATCTCTCAGTGCATGGAACACGGCCCCGATCGGAGATCCCGATTACTTCCTCTCAACCCATTGCCTCTCTACCGGAAGCTATGCATCAGGCTGGCTCCGCTATTCAAACCCTCAGGTAGACGAATGGATTCTCGAAGCAAGAAACGAACCAGACAAAGAGAAACGGGCCGAACTGTATGATAAAATTCAGGGGCAGATTCAGGAAGATGCACCAGTACTGCCCGTCTTCTATGCCAACGAGATCTATGCCCTGTCGTCAAATGTTGAAGGCTTTGTGATGTATCCAAACGAGTACACAATCATCACCAAGGACATCGGATTTGCATAA
- a CDS encoding RNA-guided endonuclease TnpB family protein: MLRGKRYRIYPNKEQKALMEKHFGSCRFVYNKFLEIKSLMYKQFRISLSEFDLNNHLLVLKEVYPWLKEVNAGALQQASRNLNKAFTNFFNFGFGYPQKKKKKDHHFSFQIPQHYSLDTSISNVLLPKFGWIKVKMHREISKGSLKTITISRTPTGKYYISFLTNGGEKLPEKQEFSHATLIGIDVGVRTFATLSTGEKIDNPKFLKNSLERLKCLQRRVSKKVKGSKNRRKAIYKLTKIHEKISNQRHDFQHKVSNRLISENQAIAVETLNIKGLKKNHKLAQVISDSAWYSFVLKLTYKAEWVGKTILKIGMFEPSSKTCNVCGYKLKELSLDIREWQCPDCKNTHDRDINAAINIKKIAVGTTV; encoded by the coding sequence ATGCTTCGAGGTAAAAGATACCGAATTTACCCTAATAAGGAGCAAAAAGCCCTTATGGAAAAACACTTCGGTAGCTGTCGTTTTGTCTATAATAAATTCCTTGAAATCAAATCGTTAATGTATAAACAATTCAGAATAAGTCTCTCGGAGTTTGACCTTAATAATCACCTCTTAGTTTTGAAAGAAGTGTATCCCTGGTTGAAAGAAGTTAATGCAGGAGCATTGCAACAAGCAAGTAGAAATCTGAATAAAGCTTTTACAAACTTCTTTAATTTTGGATTTGGGTATCCTCAAAAGAAAAAGAAAAAGGATCACCATTTTTCCTTTCAGATTCCTCAACACTATAGTCTTGATACATCTATTTCCAACGTTTTGTTGCCTAAGTTTGGTTGGATTAAGGTTAAGATGCATAGGGAAATTAGCAAAGGAAGTTTGAAAACTATAACTATATCCAGAACACCAACAGGAAAATACTACATAAGTTTTTTAACAAATGGTGGAGAAAAACTTCCAGAAAAACAAGAATTTTCTCATGCTACCTTGATTGGAATAGATGTAGGAGTTAGGACTTTCGCTACTCTTTCTACCGGAGAAAAAATTGATAACCCAAAATTCCTGAAAAACTCTCTTGAAAGATTGAAATGTTTGCAAAGAAGAGTTTCTAAGAAAGTTAAAGGTTCAAAAAACCGAAGAAAGGCAATCTATAAACTTACGAAAATCCACGAAAAAATAAGTAATCAAAGGCATGATTTCCAGCATAAAGTTTCAAATCGGTTAATCAGCGAAAACCAAGCAATAGCCGTTGAAACTCTCAATATTAAAGGATTAAAGAAAAACCACAAATTAGCTCAGGTTATCAGTGATTCAGCATGGTATTCTTTCGTACTGAAATTAACGTACAAAGCTGAATGGGTAGGAAAAACTATACTGAAAATAGGCATGTTTGAACCTTCCTCTAAAACCTGTAACGTTTGTGGTTACAAACTTAAAGAATTAAGTTTAGATATTAGAGAGTGGCAATGTCCTGATTGCAAAAATACGCATGATAGAGACATTAATGCCGCTATCAATATTAAGAAAATTGCTGTAGGGACTACAGTTTGA
- a CDS encoding class I SAM-dependent methyltransferase: protein MKDKILEYWDFRSSDYHTEYAHCMDEEIDLWKSIFSEILQTDKKARAVEVGTGPGILAISLAAMGHDVTGVDLSESMLEKAAANAREKGVNILLVQGDAEEIPLKDGEYDFVFSKYLLWTLPQPDKFLDEHSRLLKDGGLMMIIDGLWFQNPDGTEKASSRFARFEELYADVKPNLPLAKNNTPERINDLVQSHGFEVVSWRFLDDYDAFLERNNLSGHAAAYIQPPHMILAKKKVRSD, encoded by the coding sequence ATGAAAGATAAAATATTGGAATACTGGGACTTCAGAAGTTCTGATTATCACACAGAATATGCTCATTGTATGGATGAGGAAATAGATCTCTGGAAATCCATTTTTTCTGAAATTCTGCAAACGGATAAAAAAGCCCGTGCAGTGGAAGTTGGAACAGGTCCCGGGATTCTTGCCATCTCTCTTGCTGCCATGGGACACGATGTAACAGGTGTTGATTTGTCAGAAAGTATGCTTGAAAAAGCAGCTGCAAATGCCAGAGAAAAGGGAGTAAATATCTTGTTAGTGCAGGGAGATGCAGAAGAAATTCCTCTTAAAGATGGAGAGTATGATTTTGTTTTTAGCAAGTATCTTCTCTGGACTCTGCCTCAACCGGATAAGTTTCTGGATGAACACTCCCGGTTATTAAAAGACGGGGGTCTTATGATGATAATTGATGGTTTGTGGTTCCAAAATCCTGATGGAACGGAGAAGGCAAGCAGTCGATTCGCTCGGTTTGAAGAGTTGTATGCCGATGTTAAGCCGAATCTGCCCCTTGCGAAAAACAATACACCTGAGAGGATAAATGACCTCGTACAATCTCATGGATTTGAGGTTGTTTCATGGAGGTTTTTGGATGATTACGATGCGTTTTTGGAACGAAATAATCTTTCTGGTCATGCAGCAGCGTATATCCAGCCTCCGCATATGATTCTTGCAAAGAAAAAAGTCAGATCTGATTAA
- a CDS encoding metal-dependent hydrolase: MADIKITWLGHAAFLLEAEAKLLIDPFISGNPKAPCSPEDLDPDIIAVTHGHSDHLGDTIEIGARTGCRIISIHEVANYIKSKGVFAEGMNKGGTMEVEGMTLTMTHALHSSSIDASGFSFDGGSPAGFVIGIGGHSFYHAGDTSVFGDMQLIGELYEPEIAFLPIGDKFTMGIKEAVKAVELIQPKIVVPMHYNTFDVIKQDPEKFKRAVEAKVNTKVIIMEPGESIEI, from the coding sequence ATGGCTGATATAAAGATTACATGGCTTGGGCATGCTGCTTTTTTGCTCGAAGCCGAAGCGAAACTACTGATCGACCCTTTTATTTCCGGAAACCCGAAAGCTCCATGCAGCCCTGAGGATCTGGACCCCGACATTATAGCCGTAACCCACGGTCACAGCGACCACCTGGGAGATACCATCGAGATCGGAGCCCGGACTGGCTGCCGGATCATATCGATCCATGAGGTTGCAAACTATATCAAATCAAAAGGAGTCTTTGCCGAAGGCATGAATAAAGGAGGCACAATGGAAGTGGAAGGTATGACCCTTACCATGACTCATGCGCTTCATTCCTCCTCAATTGATGCTTCAGGCTTCAGTTTCGATGGAGGCAGCCCGGCAGGGTTTGTTATAGGTATTGGCGGGCATTCTTTTTATCATGCCGGAGATACGAGTGTTTTCGGGGACATGCAGCTTATCGGAGAACTCTACGAACCTGAAATTGCCTTTTTGCCCATCGGAGACAAGTTCACCATGGGTATAAAAGAAGCCGTAAAAGCCGTGGAACTCATCCAGCCCAAAATCGTTGTGCCAATGCACTATAACACCTTTGATGTCATCAAGCAGGATCCTGAAAAGTTCAAAAGAGCCGTGGAGGCAAAAGTTAATACTAAAGTAATTATCATGGAACCCGGGGAATCGATAGAGATTTGA
- the cooS gene encoding anaerobic carbon-monoxide dehydrogenase catalytic subunit, whose protein sequence is MDKERISYHESVQKMYERIKEDNMTNVWDRYEAQGIGGVPDRRCNFCMAGARCDLCSNGPCRSDASKDKRGVCGITADGMAMRMMLLRNVMGASTYQYHTDQTIRTLRETAKGNTPYKISEPEKLRTFAGRLGLETGGTDSEVALRLCEFVEKDFNRPAYEQSQIVELLAPPERKKRWEELDIFPGGIYGEMMYSTSSCLTNVDGYYVSLALKAMRLGVAMAYQSQIVNEYCQDILFGIPRPHMMRVDLGVLEPEYVNVLPNGHEPFIGFAMVQLARKPEWQEKAKAAGAKGLRIIASIETGQEMIQRWEEDDVFYGFTGNWISQEAVFASGTVDLFAADMNCSLPVAPLYAAKYGFKLIPVSGLVAFEGITERLNYNPVEADKQAAILLDMAIENFKTRKGSVRPGLKLPMKEAVVGFSTESILDALGGTLDPLLDAIKSGAIKGVVGMVSCTTLRDTGQDVHSVAVVKELIKRNILVLSMGCGNGAMQVAGLCSLEAAREFAGDSLKAVCEALGVPPVLSYGTCTDTGRLADLLGTISGALGAPVPDLPVAAAAPEYMEQKATIDAIFALALGLYTYVNPVPTITGGPNLVKLLTEDCREVTGGVMNVETDAVKAVDGIEQHIMEKRKKLGI, encoded by the coding sequence ATGGACAAAGAAAGGATTTCTTATCACGAGTCCGTTCAAAAGATGTATGAGCGGATAAAGGAAGATAATATGACAAATGTCTGGGACCGCTATGAGGCTCAGGGAATAGGTGGAGTTCCGGACAGAAGATGTAATTTCTGTATGGCAGGAGCCCGTTGTGACCTGTGTTCCAACGGCCCCTGTCGTTCGGACGCTTCAAAGGACAAGAGAGGGGTATGCGGAATCACTGCCGACGGGATGGCAATGCGGATGATGCTGCTCAGGAACGTAATGGGGGCTTCGACTTATCAATACCACACAGATCAGACCATCCGGACACTTAGGGAAACCGCAAAAGGCAACACCCCTTACAAAATAAGTGAACCTGAAAAGTTGAGGACATTTGCAGGCAGGCTGGGGCTAGAAACCGGCGGAACGGACTCAGAAGTTGCCCTCCGCCTGTGCGAGTTTGTAGAAAAGGACTTTAACAGGCCTGCTTACGAACAAAGCCAGATTGTGGAGCTCCTTGCCCCTCCTGAAAGAAAGAAAAGATGGGAAGAGCTGGACATATTCCCCGGTGGGATATATGGGGAGATGATGTACTCAACAAGCTCCTGCCTGACAAACGTGGACGGGTACTACGTGAGCCTTGCCTTAAAAGCCATGCGCCTGGGAGTTGCGATGGCATACCAGAGCCAGATTGTAAACGAGTACTGCCAGGACATCCTTTTCGGCATTCCAAGACCTCACATGATGAGGGTTGACCTCGGGGTCCTTGAACCTGAGTATGTGAACGTGCTTCCGAATGGGCACGAACCTTTCATCGGTTTTGCCATGGTCCAGCTTGCCAGAAAACCCGAGTGGCAGGAGAAAGCAAAAGCAGCAGGAGCAAAGGGCTTGAGGATAATTGCCAGCATAGAAACCGGGCAGGAAATGATCCAGAGGTGGGAGGAAGACGATGTCTTCTACGGTTTTACCGGAAACTGGATTTCCCAGGAAGCGGTGTTCGCAAGCGGGACTGTGGACCTTTTTGCCGCAGACATGAACTGCTCGCTTCCGGTAGCCCCCCTTTACGCCGCAAAATACGGGTTCAAACTCATTCCCGTAAGCGGACTCGTGGCCTTTGAAGGTATTACCGAGCGCCTGAACTACAACCCGGTAGAAGCCGATAAGCAGGCAGCAATACTCCTGGATATGGCAATTGAAAACTTCAAAACCCGGAAAGGATCGGTTAGACCCGGTCTGAAACTCCCGATGAAAGAGGCAGTTGTCGGTTTTTCAACCGAAAGCATCCTTGACGCCCTCGGAGGCACCCTTGACCCTCTCCTTGATGCCATAAAAAGCGGCGCAATCAAAGGAGTGGTCGGAATGGTCTCCTGCACTACATTAAGGGACACCGGGCAGGACGTGCACAGCGTTGCAGTGGTAAAAGAGTTGATCAAGAGGAACATCCTGGTCCTTTCCATGGGCTGCGGGAACGGAGCCATGCAGGTTGCAGGCCTCTGCTCCCTCGAAGCAGCCCGGGAATTTGCAGGGGACAGCCTGAAAGCCGTATGTGAAGCCCTCGGGGTTCCTCCGGTACTCAGCTACGGGACCTGCACCGACACAGGCAGGCTTGCCGATCTCCTGGGAACCATCTCCGGAGCCCTTGGAGCTCCTGTCCCTGACCTTCCTGTTGCTGCCGCAGCCCCCGAATACATGGAGCAAAAAGCCACAATCGACGCCATCTTTGCCCTGGCCCTCGGGCTCTACACCTATGTAAACCCTGTTCCGACCATCACAGGAGGCCCGAACCTTGTCAAACTGCTGACCGAGGACTGCCGGGAAGTTACAGGCGGGGTCATGAACGTGGAAACGGATGCTGTGAAAGCAGTTGATGGGATAGAACAGCATATAATGGAAAAGAGAAAGAAGCTTGGAATTTGA
- the larA gene encoding nickel-dependent lactate racemase: MKTNIKQIPLAFGSGIFELEIPEKNISSLILPSEPEKKEDGALLIRKALENPIKSKRLSEIVNPETRIAIIVSDVTRPTPTAKILPPLLEELYSGGARDENITIIFALGLHRQQTEEESKKLVGDDIYKKIRCIQHDTSRCRRIGVTSRGTPIDIFEEVIDADFVIGTGGIEFHYYAGYSGGAKSILPGVSSEESVLTNHKMMIEENAVSGRVDSPVRQDMEEAAKVFGLKFILNVVLDSKKGIVAAVAGDFIEAHRKGIEIVDTMYKVPVEPADAVVVSCGGYPKDINLYQASKSLDNATQAVKDGGSIILVAECAEGIGNQIYECWNMECKTPEDAIERFKHCFEFGGHKSAIVAKAAKKFKLYLVSKLPEDKVRTAFFIPMASVEEALSAVLSENPDAKVHLMPHGGQTLPVRKEN; encoded by the coding sequence ATGAAGACAAATATCAAACAGATTCCACTCGCTTTCGGAAGCGGGATTTTTGAGCTGGAGATCCCTGAGAAAAACATCTCCAGCTTGATCCTGCCTTCGGAACCTGAAAAAAAGGAGGATGGGGCTCTTTTAATCCGGAAAGCACTCGAGAATCCCATAAAAAGTAAGAGACTTTCCGAGATTGTAAACCCGGAAACCAGGATTGCAATTATTGTAAGTGATGTAACGAGGCCCACTCCCACAGCAAAAATCCTTCCTCCTCTGCTTGAAGAGCTTTATTCAGGGGGGGCAAGGGATGAGAATATCACAATTATCTTTGCTCTCGGGCTTCACCGCCAGCAGACTGAAGAGGAGTCAAAGAAACTGGTTGGGGATGATATCTACAAAAAAATTCGGTGCATCCAGCACGACACTTCCAGGTGCAGACGGATTGGAGTAACCAGTCGTGGCACTCCTATTGATATCTTTGAAGAAGTTATTGATGCTGATTTTGTTATTGGGACCGGAGGAATCGAGTTCCATTATTATGCAGGGTACAGCGGTGGGGCAAAATCCATACTTCCCGGTGTAAGCTCTGAGGAATCTGTGCTTACCAACCATAAAATGATGATTGAGGAAAACGCGGTTTCCGGAAGGGTGGACAGTCCTGTCAGGCAGGATATGGAAGAAGCTGCAAAGGTCTTTGGCCTTAAATTTATTCTTAATGTTGTGCTTGACAGCAAAAAAGGGATAGTTGCTGCCGTTGCAGGTGATTTTATCGAGGCCCACAGGAAAGGGATCGAAATTGTGGACACCATGTATAAAGTGCCCGTAGAACCTGCAGATGCGGTGGTCGTTTCCTGCGGAGGCTATCCCAAGGACATCAACCTTTACCAGGCAAGCAAATCCCTGGATAACGCAACCCAGGCTGTAAAAGACGGCGGCTCGATCATACTTGTAGCAGAATGTGCCGAAGGGATAGGAAACCAGATATATGAGTGCTGGAACATGGAGTGCAAAACTCCGGAAGATGCAATAGAGCGCTTCAAGCACTGCTTCGAGTTTGGAGGGCACAAGAGTGCAATCGTTGCAAAAGCCGCAAAGAAGTTCAAACTTTACCTGGTCTCGAAGCTTCCGGAAGATAAAGTAAGAACCGCATTCTTTATCCCGATGGCAAGTGTGGAGGAAGCTCTATCTGCAGTCCTTTCAGAAAATCCTGATGCAAAGGTTCACCTGATGCCTCATGGGGGGCAGACCCTGCCTGTCAGAAAAGAAAATTGA